The Moorena producens PAL-8-15-08-1 genomic interval GATATTCAACAATTTGGGATTCGCAATTCTCATATTACTGCGATCGCACCCAATACATCTTCATCCCTAGTACAAGGATGTACCGCTAGTGTCTTACCAGTTCACAGCAAATTCTTCTATGACAAATGGGCAAAAGGCACTGTACCCATTGCCCCACCCTTTATTAAAGACAATTTTTGGTTCTACCACGAAAACAAAAACTTTGATCAGAAAAAAGTTGTTAAAGCAGTCGCCACTATCCAGCAATGGATTGATACTGGGATTTCCATGGAATTGTTATTTAACTTAAACCAAGGAGTCTATTTCCCAGACGAACCTGAACGCACCCTCAAAGCCAAAGACATCTATGAAACCCTAGTCATGGCCTGGGAATTAGGATGTAAAGCCGTCTATTATATCCGAACCGTCCAGCGTGACAACTTCAAAGAATTAGACAACACTTGTATCGCTTGCGCCAATTAGTGATTCCGTGGAACAGGCTTCCAGCCTGTGAAGCATCGGTCAGTGGTCAGTGGTCAGCGGTCAGCGGTCAGCTTTGTGGAACAGGCTTCCAGCCTGTGAAACATCGGTCAGCGGTCAGCTTTGTGGAACAGGCTTCCAGCCTGTGACTTCACTCAGATTATACGAATGCTTACCTGTGTTATTAACAAGCTGATAGCTGATGGCTGATGGCTGATAGCTGATGGCTGAATGCTGAATGCTGATAGCTGTTGTTCCCCACACTCCCGATTCCCAGTTCCCGATTCCCGATTCCCGATTCCCTACTCCCTACTCCCTACTCCCTACTCCCTATTCCCTATAAAAAAAATGCTAACTACAATGCCAATTAACCCTATCTTTAATCCAGATGGGGATGATAAAACTGAACACCGTTCAATTTGGTTTGGTAATACCACTAACTTGATGCAACTCAATGATGTCCGTTATGCTTGGGCAATTGGGTTGTATCAACAGATGCGGGAGAATTTCTGGATTCCCCAGAAACTAGACCTAACTCAAGATGTAACAGACTACTCCAATTTAACGCCAGCAGAACGTTATGCTTATGATGGGATTCTCTCCTATTTAACTTTTTTAGATTCTGTTCAAACCTGCAACATTCCTCACATCAAAAGTAGCATTACTGCCCCAGAAGTTAGTCTGTGTATGGCGGAACAAATTTCTCAGGAAGGGATGCACAATCAAAGTTATCAATATATCATAGAAACCGTTATCCCTACTGAACATAGAAGTAGAGTCTATGAATTCTGGCGCACTGATACAGTGCTCAGGGATAGATGCGAATTTGTCGCCAGCTTCTATCAAAAGTATGTTGATAATCCCACCCCAGAAAACTATTTTGTTTCCTTACTGGCTGACTTTTTATTAGAAGGAATGTACTTCTATAATGGTTTCATTTACTTCTACAATCTCGCCTCTAGGATGCTGATGCCAGGCTCAGCTGACATTTTTAAAATGATTAATCGAGATGAACTGAGTCATGTCCGGCTTTATCAAAAGTTAATCCCCATGGCTATGGACGTATTTCCCTATTCCAGAGACCAAATTTATGAAATGTTTGCCACAGCAGTAGAGCATGAATGTCGCTGGACTAATCATATTGTTGGTAACGATATTTTAGGGATTACTGAACGGAGTACTGAACATTATACCAAGTATTTGGCGAATATCAGGCTACGTTCTATTGGATTAGAACCCCTTTATCAGGGAGAAAACTCTCAAAAGAGTCCCTACAGCCACTTAGAGCGTTTTTCTGATACTAAAAAAGATGCTCATACTAAAGCCAATTTCTTTGAAGCTAGCGTAACTAGTTATGTGATGTCTTCTGGGGTCAGTGGTTGGGATGAAATTTAGGAAGTAGGGAGTAGGGAATCGGGAGTAGGGAGTAGGGAGTAGGGAGTAGGGAGTAGGGAGTAGGGAGTAGGGAGGTATGGCGATATTACTCATCAGCTTACTCCCACCTCAATTTCTTCCACACCAACCAATTGAGATATAGCGGTTCTCATATTAATGAATTACACACACCTATTTTTTCCCTGTTCCCTATTCCCTATTCCCTGTTCCCTACTCCCTAAAACCTAGAAGGAAAGTACCTCACCCAATTGCAAACCGCTATAATCTAGATTAATCAAGAATACTAAAAAGATGTCATCAAAAGTAGCTATTGTTACCGGAGGAACTCGTGGGATTGGTTTCGGCATCTCTGAGCAACTTGCCGCTGATGGATATGATCTAATTCTTGGCTTTAATAGCAATGAAACAGCAGCAGCTAATAGTAAAAAAACCTTAGAGTCTGATTATGGAGTTAAGGTTTATACTGTCAAAGGTGATGTTGCTCAACCAGAAACCGTAGACAAGTTTTTTGAGTGTTTAGAAAACAATTTTGGTGGTAAATTAACGGCACTAATCCATAATGCTGGATTGCATGTAGGAATGACAACGTCTCCAGCATCAGAGCAAGCCGAATTAGCAGCTAATTCTCAACTTCTATTATTAGGAGATGGTAACTTAACCAGTTTAGCGGCCTATGAATACTATCAAAATGTCTACCCTAAATGCTTCATTCGTTGTGTAGAAAAAGCGGTTAAATACATGGAAGATGGTCAAGGTTATATTGTAGCAACATCTTCCCCTGGATGTAACATGAATCAAACTCCAAGACTCAATTATATTATGCCAGGAACCGGAAAAACAGTGGTGGAATTTTTAACCCGATACTATGCAAAACTTTTAGCCTCAAGGCAGATTACTGTTAATGTCGTTATTCCTGGTTTTACCAAAACAGAAGCTTGGAATGCTGTTACGGCCAACTCTGGCGGAGTAGATAGCGAAATGATGCAAAAAAGAATTAAAAGTACCCCCATGCAACGTTGGTGTTCCCCAACAGAAGTTGGTCAACTAGTTGCTTTTTTATGTTCTCCGAAAGCTGCTTTTATTACAGGAGTCGCTTTACCCATTGATGGCGGATTACATTTACAGTAAGCTGTTCAGCATTTAGATTGGGATACCTAAATTGCTCAAAGGGAATAGGGAATAGGGAACAGGGAACAGAGAGATAGGGAGATACGGAGGTATTGGGATATTACTCAT includes:
- a CDS encoding SDR family NAD(P)-dependent oxidoreductase, whose product is MSSKVAIVTGGTRGIGFGISEQLAADGYDLILGFNSNETAAANSKKTLESDYGVKVYTVKGDVAQPETVDKFFECLENNFGGKLTALIHNAGLHVGMTTSPASEQAELAANSQLLLLGDGNLTSLAAYEYYQNVYPKCFIRCVEKAVKYMEDGQGYIVATSSPGCNMNQTPRLNYIMPGTGKTVVEFLTRYYAKLLASRQITVNVVIPGFTKTEAWNAVTANSGGVDSEMMQKRIKSTPMQRWCSPTEVGQLVAFLCSPKAAFITGVALPIDGGLHLQ
- a CDS encoding ribonucleotide-diphosphate reductase subunit beta — encoded protein: MLNADSCCSPHSRFPVPDSRFPIPYSLLPTPYSLFPIKKMLTTMPINPIFNPDGDDKTEHRSIWFGNTTNLMQLNDVRYAWAIGLYQQMRENFWIPQKLDLTQDVTDYSNLTPAERYAYDGILSYLTFLDSVQTCNIPHIKSSITAPEVSLCMAEQISQEGMHNQSYQYIIETVIPTEHRSRVYEFWRTDTVLRDRCEFVASFYQKYVDNPTPENYFVSLLADFLLEGMYFYNGFIYFYNLASRMLMPGSADIFKMINRDELSHVRLYQKLIPMAMDVFPYSRDQIYEMFATAVEHECRWTNHIVGNDILGITERSTEHYTKYLANIRLRSIGLEPLYQGENSQKSPYSHLERFSDTKKDAHTKANFFEASVTSYVMSSGVSGWDEI